A genomic segment from Tuwongella immobilis encodes:
- a CDS encoding lanthionine synthetase LanC family protein, whose translation MRNPLLAPDQAYRLSADVLFVDPQELSLEQARALNAAPGDVALTKRGSRIPSRLIDARTANLLRGFTTPSTIPERIREFCLAEQQPAASMVREIAPMLLQLIEERFLLRIDDHSSQLQPILRPEMTIGGYFTLRNVQCLDDTEVWEARSASGERWALKLARDPAHFAKRQRLQHEATILRELALPMIPRVGEPFEWENRLIVPIQWIDGERVDLALEKIRSLGVLGSAKPLLAIAQSIAHAVAQVHDAGWLHGDLHPGNLLLTADHSIALIDFEQAIRIDAAESGSRAGVAYFLAPEQARARFAGHPEPRTPASEQYAICVLLWLLLTGKYPQSFDLQRDRMLRQIADESIDRMKGLPIDFPVGIEGILRRGLQKHPADRYANLHELTAALAELGRRPPSAPQVVRSKPPELLARFCDPDSVGSRPDWLPDFNHARASLALGLAGVAYAVWRRAIHTNSASALAAADLWACHAEQAAHADRFHHPKWDLTADTVAPASIWYHQAGVAWIRSLISHSQGDTLTRDRAVQQFLDCTASPAAWDLTHGKSGILLAATYLHEFGIRSESLHQRAATLATDLQGLLADAPRIGTDPDRPYLGIAHGWSGPLVALIRWHRAHQRTWPPAIHPRLQELAACGTPQPTPHGQAIAWRRQSPCAQNRGDFQGWWCNGTSGMATLWSLAADSDRRYLPLLEQTACHIAATVPIGADLCCGAAGHAYALLQASAILDRPEWRTRAVELAHSAEQSPPPVEQTLSLFKGWLGIALLHDELQDGLTLPMPLMEAYPALPGTNTTHPAP comes from the coding sequence ATGCGTAACCCGTTGCTCGCTCCGGATCAAGCGTATCGACTATCTGCCGATGTGCTGTTTGTCGATCCGCAGGAACTCAGCCTTGAACAAGCCCGCGCGCTCAACGCCGCCCCCGGCGATGTCGCGCTGACCAAGCGAGGCAGCCGAATCCCCTCGCGGCTCATCGATGCCCGCACCGCCAATCTGCTGCGGGGCTTTACCACGCCGAGCACCATTCCGGAGCGAATCCGCGAATTTTGCCTTGCCGAGCAGCAGCCCGCCGCCAGCATGGTGCGGGAAATCGCTCCCATGTTGCTGCAACTCATTGAGGAGCGATTTCTGCTGCGAATCGATGACCATTCATCGCAATTGCAGCCGATTCTCCGCCCGGAGATGACCATCGGCGGATATTTCACTCTGCGAAATGTGCAATGTCTGGACGATACGGAAGTCTGGGAAGCTCGATCCGCATCGGGCGAACGCTGGGCGTTGAAACTGGCCCGCGACCCCGCCCATTTCGCCAAACGACAGCGACTCCAACACGAAGCGACCATACTCCGCGAACTCGCGCTGCCGATGATTCCTCGCGTCGGTGAGCCGTTCGAGTGGGAAAATCGTCTGATTGTCCCGATTCAATGGATCGACGGCGAGCGGGTCGATCTCGCCCTGGAAAAAATCCGCTCCCTGGGCGTGCTTGGCTCCGCGAAGCCGCTGCTGGCCATCGCGCAATCGATCGCCCATGCCGTGGCGCAAGTCCACGACGCCGGTTGGCTGCATGGCGATCTTCACCCCGGAAATCTGCTGCTAACCGCCGATCATTCCATTGCGTTAATCGATTTCGAGCAAGCGATTCGCATCGATGCGGCGGAATCGGGCAGCCGCGCGGGGGTCGCCTATTTCCTTGCTCCGGAACAGGCCCGCGCTCGATTCGCAGGCCACCCCGAACCCCGCACTCCGGCCAGCGAACAATACGCCATCTGTGTGCTGCTCTGGTTGTTGCTGACCGGGAAATATCCGCAGTCATTCGACCTGCAACGCGACCGCATGCTCCGACAAATCGCGGATGAATCCATCGACCGAATGAAGGGGCTACCGATCGATTTCCCCGTAGGAATCGAAGGCATTCTCCGTCGGGGGTTGCAAAAACATCCCGCCGATCGCTATGCCAATTTGCACGAATTGACCGCCGCCCTGGCTGAGTTGGGCCGCCGTCCGCCATCGGCTCCGCAGGTGGTACGCTCGAAGCCGCCGGAATTGCTGGCCCGATTTTGCGACCCGGATTCGGTTGGTTCGCGTCCCGATTGGTTGCCGGATTTCAATCACGCGCGGGCGTCGCTGGCGTTGGGGTTGGCGGGGGTTGCGTATGCGGTTTGGCGGCGGGCGATTCACACGAATTCCGCATCGGCGCTGGCGGCGGCCGATCTCTGGGCCTGTCACGCCGAGCAAGCTGCGCATGCGGACCGATTCCATCATCCGAAATGGGATTTGACTGCCGACACGGTTGCCCCCGCTTCCATCTGGTATCATCAGGCGGGGGTGGCGTGGATTCGCAGCCTCATCAGCCACAGCCAGGGCGACACGCTGACCCGCGATCGGGCCGTGCAGCAATTCTTGGATTGCACGGCATCTCCCGCCGCGTGGGATCTCACGCATGGGAAATCGGGAATTCTGCTCGCGGCAACCTACCTGCACGAATTTGGCATCCGCAGCGAGTCGCTGCACCAGCGTGCCGCGACGCTGGCAACCGACTTACAAGGTCTGCTGGCAGACGCCCCCCGCATCGGCACCGATCCCGATCGTCCCTATTTGGGGATCGCGCACGGCTGGTCCGGGCCGCTGGTGGCGCTGATCCGCTGGCATCGCGCCCATCAACGGACGTGGCCGCCGGCGATTCATCCGCGATTGCAGGAACTTGCGGCATGTGGCACGCCTCAACCCACCCCGCACGGCCAGGCCATCGCGTGGCGTCGCCAATCGCCATGTGCCCAAAATCGAGGCGATTTTCAGGGATGGTGGTGCAACGGCACGTCGGGAATGGCGACGCTGTGGAGTTTGGCCGCCGATTCCGACCGCCGATATCTGCCGCTGTTGGAACAGACCGCTTGCCACATCGCGGCGACGGTACCAATTGGCGCGGATCTCTGCTGCGGCGCGGCCGGCCACGCCTACGCTCTGCTGCAAGCCAGCGCGATTCTCGATCGCCCCGAGTGGCGCACGCGCGCCGTCGAACTGGCACACTCCGCCGAGCAATCGCCGCCGCCCGTGGAGCAAACGCTTAGCCTCTTCAAAGGCTGGCTCGGAATCGCCCTCCTCCACGATGAACTCCAAGACGGCCTCACCCTGCCCATGCCATTGATGGAAGCTTACCCCGCACTCCCCGGCACCAACACAACCCACCCTGCCCCATGA
- the alaS gene encoding alanine--tRNA ligase — protein MLTANEIRKQFIDFFTEKHGHTFVPSSPVVPLDDPTLMFTNAGMNQFKDVFLGTGSRPFKRAVNTQKCIRAGGKHNDLDDVGKDTYHHTFFEMLGNWSFGDYFKKDAIAWAWELLTEVWKLDKSRLHVTVFEGDEKNGIPRDDEAIQYWRDVAGVDPSHIHLGNKKDNFWEMGDTGPCGPCTEIHIDRTPDKSGAHLVNAGTPDVIEIWNNVFIQFNRNPDGSLTPLPAQHVDTGMGFERIAAVLQGKSSNYDTDVFLPIFKAIQSTTNAPNYTGKLDSLPDIAYRVIADHIRTLTFALTDGAVPSNEKRGYVLRSVLRRAARYAWQVFERKTPFLHLLVPVVVDHFGDAFPELKRDPKKVAGIIEDEEKSFLRTLDKGIKGFNKAAKTAREDGSNTISGKVAFDLHTEQGVFIDITRQMAEEANLRVDLTEYNRLLEEFKRISGEGRTKFVITAIQGDLPATDDSPKFGEASLPGVTVLGWVTGSTVTREGSLNTTEEVALLLDRTPFYAEQGGQVGDRGEIIVGNVRFLVRDTQRLGDSVLHIGSLLEGSLAVGSSATATVTGPRLHIERNHTTTHLLNLALRRVLGDHVEQKGSLVDGEKTRFDFSHDKPVTPDQMREIEAIVNEHIAANFPVSAHVVPLPEAKKLPGVRAVFGEKYPDPVRVVVIGTDSLDRTTAEMSIEFCGGTHLRSTGQIGLFKLISQEAVAKGIRRVIGVTAEKAMDAIQETQSIVEDLTGKLNCKPEELATRLTALQDEIKRLQTAAKKAAIAEVGNTIDRLIASATVINGSKLVIGELPAVPMDAVRSQIEGMRQKAGSAVIALAWADDGKASLLVALTEDLVAKGLSASELMKPIAATVGGGGGGKRPELAQAGGKDVSKIPDALATATQLATNALS, from the coding sequence ATGCTTACCGCCAATGAAATTCGCAAGCAGTTTATTGACTTCTTCACCGAGAAGCATGGGCATACGTTTGTGCCCTCGTCGCCGGTGGTGCCGTTGGACGATCCAACGCTCATGTTCACCAATGCGGGCATGAATCAGTTCAAAGACGTGTTCCTGGGCACCGGTTCTCGCCCCTTCAAACGTGCGGTCAACACGCAGAAATGTATTCGTGCCGGTGGTAAGCACAACGATTTGGACGATGTCGGCAAAGACACGTATCACCACACCTTTTTTGAGATGCTGGGCAACTGGAGCTTTGGCGATTACTTCAAGAAAGACGCCATTGCCTGGGCGTGGGAACTGCTCACGGAAGTCTGGAAACTCGACAAATCGCGGCTGCATGTGACCGTCTTCGAGGGCGATGAGAAGAACGGCATTCCCCGCGATGATGAGGCGATTCAATACTGGCGAGATGTCGCCGGGGTTGATCCATCGCATATCCATCTGGGAAACAAAAAAGATAATTTCTGGGAAATGGGCGACACGGGGCCGTGTGGTCCCTGCACGGAAATCCACATCGACCGGACACCGGACAAGTCCGGTGCGCATCTGGTGAACGCGGGCACGCCGGATGTCATCGAAATCTGGAACAACGTGTTCATTCAGTTCAACCGCAATCCGGATGGCAGCCTGACGCCGTTGCCCGCGCAGCATGTCGATACCGGCATGGGGTTTGAGCGGATTGCCGCGGTGCTGCAAGGGAAATCGTCGAATTACGATACCGATGTGTTTCTGCCGATTTTCAAGGCGATTCAATCGACGACGAATGCGCCAAACTACACCGGCAAACTCGACAGCCTGCCGGATATTGCCTATCGTGTTATCGCCGACCATATTCGCACCTTGACCTTCGCGCTGACCGATGGTGCGGTTCCCTCGAACGAAAAGCGCGGCTATGTGCTGCGCAGTGTGCTGCGACGGGCCGCGCGGTATGCGTGGCAGGTATTCGAGCGCAAGACGCCGTTTTTGCATCTGCTGGTGCCGGTGGTTGTCGATCACTTTGGCGATGCCTTCCCGGAATTGAAGCGCGATCCCAAGAAGGTCGCGGGCATCATCGAAGATGAGGAAAAGTCGTTCCTGCGCACCCTGGATAAGGGGATCAAGGGCTTCAACAAAGCGGCCAAGACGGCTCGCGAAGATGGCAGCAACACCATCTCCGGCAAAGTGGCGTTTGACCTGCACACCGAACAAGGCGTGTTCATCGACATTACCCGGCAAATGGCGGAAGAAGCCAATCTGCGCGTCGATCTGACCGAGTACAATCGGTTGCTCGAAGAATTCAAGCGCATCTCGGGCGAAGGCCGCACGAAATTCGTCATCACAGCGATTCAAGGCGATCTGCCCGCGACGGATGATTCGCCCAAATTCGGCGAGGCGTCGCTGCCTGGCGTGACCGTATTGGGGTGGGTCACCGGCTCCACCGTCACCCGCGAAGGGAGCCTGAACACGACCGAAGAAGTGGCGTTGCTGTTGGATCGCACTCCGTTTTACGCGGAACAGGGCGGCCAAGTCGGGGATCGCGGCGAAATCATCGTCGGCAATGTCCGCTTTTTGGTCCGAGACACCCAGCGATTGGGCGACAGTGTGCTGCACATTGGCAGTCTGCTGGAAGGCTCGCTCGCGGTTGGCAGCAGCGCCACGGCGACCGTCACCGGCCCCCGACTGCACATCGAGCGCAACCACACCACCACACACTTGCTCAACCTGGCATTGCGCCGCGTATTGGGCGACCATGTCGAGCAAAAAGGCTCGCTGGTGGACGGTGAGAAAACCCGCTTCGACTTCAGCCACGACAAGCCCGTGACGCCCGACCAAATGCGGGAAATCGAAGCGATTGTCAACGAACACATCGCGGCAAACTTCCCGGTTTCCGCGCACGTGGTGCCGTTGCCAGAAGCGAAGAAACTGCCCGGCGTGCGAGCGGTCTTCGGCGAAAAATACCCCGATCCGGTTCGCGTGGTGGTGATCGGCACCGACTCGCTCGACCGCACCACCGCGGAGATGTCGATCGAATTCTGCGGCGGCACGCACCTGCGAAGCACCGGGCAAATCGGCCTGTTCAAGCTGATTAGCCAGGAAGCAGTCGCCAAGGGGATTCGTCGCGTCATCGGGGTGACTGCCGAGAAGGCGATGGACGCGATTCAGGAAACGCAGTCGATTGTCGAAGACCTCACGGGTAAACTGAATTGCAAGCCCGAAGAGTTGGCGACGCGACTGACGGCCCTGCAAGACGAAATCAAGCGGCTGCAAACCGCCGCGAAGAAAGCCGCCATTGCGGAGGTGGGCAACACCATCGATCGGCTGATCGCCTCGGCCACGGTCATCAACGGCAGCAAACTGGTGATTGGCGAACTGCCCGCCGTCCCGATGGACGCGGTGCGTTCGCAGATCGAAGGCATGCGGCAAAAAGCAGGCTCGGCGGTGATCGCGCTGGCCTGGGCCGATGATGGCAAAGCGTCGTTGTTGGTGGCGTTGACGGAAGACCTGGTGGCCAAAGGACTTTCGGCCAGCGAACTCATGAAGCCAATCGCTGCCACGGTCGGCGGCGGCGGCGGCGGCAAGCGACCCGAACTCGCTCAAGCCGGGGGCAAGGATGTGAGCAAAATCCCCGATGCGCTCGCAACCGCCACCCAACTGGCCACCAACGCCCTGAGTTGA
- a CDS encoding HEAT repeat domain-containing protein has product MATYLICPCCRDRIEVAESDLGKLVFCAQYGSPNLVTHENLRHGGETLPVPVPTSGIHLPPEPTRIVPAPSASLTPPRRGRGAMILALLVFLALAGVLGREWFRMHWGHKQIPPFTPDAGLIADAGPIANAGPIADTGLTDLPPSETLPASDGLPAPVSEPTIPPPTRMNDADAPQLVIPQPVPTESLPVVPSIRNPMIPVEPAPKSVADAPAATIAPGDLARGNPERMPPAVEPSVVPKPPVMVEKPVVPKPEVEPKGPSKSVVPGGAALGKLLARRINLRDEESLRRELQLAPEISLNTPREPHTATNLIQVAKNVQQSHGMYLGPMMLANRRLDLAGLGYRMGMESHLSKEQAADLRQASIWTRQLIADCSRDQADSRPDPDRLRQTFADQRDRWARPAALSCYQQLLQPESRSTREVVLELLASMPEAEATRMLAQWALFDLAADRRAQAVAALRGRAEADYLPVLLSGFRHPWPRAAEHAAEAIVELRAHAVLPDLHYLLTQPVPQSPFQSEELPGTKPMVREMIRVNHLANCLLCHPPTFQANDRTIVRGAIPDPTKPLPAMANTPAYYEANNGSFVQANQTYLIQDFSVEQPVANPGPWPNFQRYDYLVRLRPATTAELARESVDSTTHDAIRFAIRELQPNDAESTNATNAGKIVWLKSQLRNEQRSLAQVVAMSGKVAALPELWDDTFSTRFLKLTPEQQDRKIQQMTQLCSRLSVRAMLQMRMLPLLDSANEQERVGAADLLARLDGASADLPAERADPAANVEPTSPGDAVIPRTDRIPSQVGPRPEPAANPQAMAKSDAPRNSAIQTRQPSDSVRPNAGGDSLEVCVRNLRNGTTEERLRACRRLAELGPAASSASLALRARLDDPDVEVRRAAIQAILAMPRAIPDVTAGLFAATKDADSQVRFGAALGLTQLPKLNAKHAERLLELVRDGKTAADERERQLLQSVVSKAFRQSDGELGSVAKTVLHAIPDERDGLMREFLIGLLPNLGPFGDADFDRLLALLADPAFRLDPEKVMPKQVGANAVAALIQLLDHRDAKVRKWAVQTLTNLGAAARPALAKLRTMRRTEPDFQVQLAVVDALAKLDR; this is encoded by the coding sequence ATGGCAACCTATCTGATTTGCCCGTGCTGTCGGGATCGTATTGAGGTGGCGGAATCCGATCTGGGCAAACTCGTCTTCTGTGCCCAGTATGGTAGTCCCAACCTGGTGACACACGAAAACTTACGTCACGGTGGGGAGACGCTGCCGGTGCCTGTGCCGACAAGCGGCATCCACCTGCCGCCCGAGCCGACCCGCATTGTGCCCGCACCAAGTGCGTCGCTCACTCCGCCGCGTCGCGGTCGTGGGGCGATGATTCTGGCACTGCTGGTCTTTCTGGCACTTGCCGGGGTGCTGGGCCGCGAGTGGTTCCGCATGCACTGGGGCCACAAGCAGATCCCGCCGTTCACCCCCGATGCTGGCCTGATCGCGGATGCCGGTCCAATCGCCAATGCTGGCCCAATCGCCGATACTGGGCTGACCGATCTTCCGCCGAGCGAAACGCTGCCCGCCTCAGATGGTCTGCCCGCGCCCGTCAGCGAACCGACCATTCCGCCGCCGACGCGGATGAATGATGCAGATGCACCGCAACTGGTGATTCCGCAACCAGTTCCGACCGAATCGCTGCCGGTGGTGCCGAGCATTCGCAACCCGATGATACCCGTCGAACCCGCGCCGAAATCGGTGGCCGATGCGCCAGCGGCGACGATCGCGCCGGGAGATCTCGCGCGTGGCAATCCCGAGCGGATGCCGCCCGCCGTGGAGCCGTCGGTGGTGCCGAAACCGCCAGTGATGGTGGAAAAGCCGGTGGTGCCCAAGCCCGAAGTCGAGCCGAAAGGTCCCTCGAAATCGGTGGTGCCCGGCGGAGCAGCGCTGGGGAAATTGCTGGCGCGGCGAATCAATCTGCGGGATGAAGAATCCTTGCGACGGGAACTGCAACTCGCCCCGGAAATCAGTCTGAATACGCCCCGCGAACCGCACACGGCGACCAATTTGATTCAGGTGGCCAAGAATGTGCAGCAATCGCACGGCATGTATCTGGGGCCGATGATGCTGGCCAACCGGCGGTTGGATCTCGCCGGATTGGGCTACCGCATGGGCATGGAATCGCATCTGAGCAAGGAACAAGCCGCCGACTTACGCCAAGCGTCGATCTGGACAAGGCAGCTCATTGCCGACTGCTCGCGCGATCAGGCCGACTCTCGACCCGATCCAGACCGACTTCGGCAGACTTTTGCCGACCAACGGGACCGCTGGGCGCGACCTGCGGCGCTTTCGTGCTATCAACAACTGCTTCAGCCGGAATCCCGATCGACCCGCGAAGTGGTGCTGGAACTGCTCGCGTCGATGCCGGAGGCGGAAGCCACGCGCATGCTGGCCCAGTGGGCGCTGTTTGATTTGGCGGCGGATCGGCGAGCGCAGGCGGTGGCTGCGCTGCGAGGCCGAGCCGAGGCGGACTATCTGCCGGTGTTGCTGAGCGGCTTTCGGCATCCCTGGCCCCGTGCGGCGGAGCATGCGGCGGAGGCGATCGTCGAACTGCGTGCCCATGCGGTCCTGCCGGATCTGCACTATCTGCTGACGCAACCCGTGCCGCAATCGCCATTTCAGTCGGAAGAACTGCCCGGCACCAAGCCCATGGTGCGTGAAATGATCCGCGTCAATCACTTGGCGAATTGTCTGCTCTGTCACCCACCGACATTCCAGGCCAACGACCGCACGATTGTCCGTGGGGCGATTCCCGACCCCACCAAACCATTGCCGGCGATGGCCAACACGCCCGCGTATTACGAGGCGAATAACGGCTCGTTTGTGCAGGCCAATCAGACGTATTTGATTCAGGATTTCTCGGTGGAACAGCCGGTGGCCAATCCCGGTCCGTGGCCGAATTTCCAGCGATACGATTATCTGGTGCGGTTGCGTCCGGCGACGACTGCGGAACTGGCCCGCGAGTCGGTCGATTCGACCACGCATGACGCCATCCGCTTTGCCATCAGGGAGTTGCAGCCGAACGATGCGGAATCGACGAATGCAACGAATGCGGGGAAAATCGTCTGGCTGAAATCGCAACTGCGGAACGAACAACGCTCATTGGCCCAAGTGGTGGCGATGTCCGGCAAAGTGGCCGCACTCCCGGAATTGTGGGACGATACGTTCTCCACGCGATTCCTGAAATTGACTCCGGAACAGCAGGATCGCAAAATTCAGCAGATGACACAATTGTGCAGTCGCCTATCGGTGCGAGCGATGCTCCAGATGCGCATGCTGCCGCTGTTGGATTCCGCGAATGAGCAGGAGCGTGTCGGGGCTGCGGATCTTTTGGCGCGGCTGGATGGGGCATCGGCGGATCTCCCGGCAGAGCGGGCGGATCCGGCGGCGAATGTCGAACCCACTTCGCCGGGCGATGCGGTGATTCCTCGCACGGATCGCATCCCATCGCAAGTCGGACCACGTCCCGAACCGGCGGCCAATCCGCAAGCGATGGCGAAGTCGGATGCGCCGCGAAATTCGGCGATTCAAACGCGCCAGCCGAGTGATTCCGTGAGGCCGAATGCGGGTGGTGATTCGCTCGAAGTTTGTGTGCGCAATCTCCGCAATGGCACCACCGAGGAGCGGCTGCGGGCCTGCCGTCGATTGGCGGAGTTGGGGCCGGCGGCAAGCTCGGCGAGTTTGGCGCTGCGGGCTCGCTTGGATGATCCCGATGTCGAGGTGCGTCGTGCGGCGATTCAAGCGATTTTGGCGATGCCGCGGGCGATTCCCGATGTCACCGCTGGGCTGTTTGCGGCCACCAAAGATGCCGATTCGCAAGTGCGATTCGGGGCGGCGTTGGGTCTGACCCAATTGCCGAAATTGAACGCCAAGCATGCTGAGCGATTGCTCGAACTCGTCCGCGATGGCAAGACCGCCGCCGATGAACGCGAACGGCAATTGCTGCAAAGCGTGGTGAGCAAAGCATTTCGGCAAAGCGACGGCGAATTGGGCAGCGTCGCCAAGACGGTGCTGCACGCGATTCCCGATGAGCGCGATGGCCTGATGCGGGAATTTCTGATCGGGCTGTTGCCGAATTTGGGGCCGTTTGGCGATGCGGATTTTGATCGGCTGTTGGCGTTATTGGCCGACCCCGCGTTCCGACTCGACCCGGAAAAAGTCATGCCCAAGCAGGTGGGTGCGAACGCGGTGGCGGCGCTGATCCAACTGCTGGATCACCGCGATGCGAAGGTTCGCAAGTGGGCCGTGCAGACGCTGACCAATTTGGGAGCGGCCGCTCGCCCGGCGCTTGCCAAACTGCGGACGATGCGACGCACGGAACCCGATTTCCAAGTGCAACTCGCAGTGGTGGATGCGCTGGCCAAGCTGGATCGCTGA
- the ung gene encoding uracil-DNA glycosylase has protein sequence MAAGTGAGDPNALPPDWAALLGAELTMPYFQKLSEFVTAERAANEVFPPPEDVFNAFRYTPVDSVRVLLLGQDPYHDNNQAHGLCFSVRHGIAIPPSLKNIYKELQSDLGISPPKHGCLEAWAKRGVLLMNAVLTVRAHEANSHKDQGWERFTDAVIRTLSARSQPIVFVLWGGYAQKKVPLIDQSRHRIIQSAHPSPLSVKKFLGTRPFSQINDQLEQWGQSPIDWQLPAGEMGATD, from the coding sequence TTGGCCGCTGGCACCGGGGCGGGCGATCCCAATGCGCTGCCACCGGATTGGGCTGCGCTGCTGGGTGCGGAATTGACGATGCCGTATTTCCAGAAGCTGTCGGAGTTTGTGACGGCGGAGCGGGCCGCGAATGAGGTGTTTCCGCCGCCGGAAGATGTCTTCAACGCCTTTCGCTATACGCCAGTCGATTCGGTGCGGGTGCTGCTGTTGGGGCAAGATCCGTATCACGATAACAACCAGGCCCATGGGCTGTGCTTCTCGGTGCGGCACGGGATTGCGATTCCGCCGTCGCTGAAAAATATCTACAAGGAATTGCAGAGCGATCTTGGCATTTCGCCGCCCAAACATGGTTGTTTGGAAGCGTGGGCGAAACGGGGTGTGCTGCTGATGAATGCGGTACTGACCGTGCGGGCACACGAGGCGAATTCGCACAAAGATCAAGGCTGGGAACGCTTTACGGATGCGGTGATTCGCACGCTTTCCGCACGCAGTCAGCCGATTGTCTTTGTGCTGTGGGGCGGGTATGCACAGAAGAAAGTGCCGTTAATCGATCAATCGCGGCATCGGATCATTCAATCCGCACACCCCTCGCCGCTGTCGGTCAAGAAGTTCCTCGGCACTCGCCCGTTTTCGCAAATCAACGACCAACTCGAACAATGGGGCCAATCCCCCATCGATTGGCAATTGCCCGCTGGCGAGATGGGGGCGACCGATTGA